One Streptomyces sp. SAI-135 DNA segment encodes these proteins:
- a CDS encoding NlpC/P60 family protein — MSHTTRRRLLAALAGSAAAPLTGLTAVPARAAALADVPAFPGPGGLSSARSWVSMAPLGAAHFTPVGLATPLTATVLPGTPARTEVTSGGKRVAVLTHGARTVVLPGPHRTFAENKRPFVDDFQRTLPDLALDEGDRAYWGASPGGGTWVTSETFRTDFSVVPGTGIVDLTTAGYSRHASLRDDEITDVDVRCTAAFDKVPTGQACSFALTFGYGSTQNHYRARLSFLTSGAVEMRLEKEVTNTASSLATAITLATGVPAGTEWTIRVRREGARIQAKAWRSASAEPASWAFDISDSTPTLVKGRVGVRALANEGCTNLPVRLSVSRLEVDAANWAVLPTVSHGDWVRVLPEPFDGTWTAQVEQTIRAWAGSTAPDVLAYAAMFLGGAAAVTAGAGPAQGKQVLGESGYGYLDTHGYRLEGADFHEYMKVGWTFPDGTYKGPSGKQVGNLDCSGYTRMVYGYHLGVPLAADEDTSGTRIPRKSRHMADYAPGVVVDRATGTTPPAATLLQPGDLVLFNADSSDDGVSQTIDHVGIYLGLDDDGRRRFLSSRKTVNGPTMSDLGGASLLDGSGTYARTLHTVRRV; from the coding sequence ATGTCTCACACAACTCGGCGAAGACTCCTCGCCGCCCTGGCAGGCTCTGCCGCCGCCCCGCTCACCGGTCTGACCGCCGTCCCGGCGCGCGCCGCCGCGCTCGCGGACGTGCCGGCCTTCCCCGGACCGGGCGGACTTTCCTCCGCCCGTTCATGGGTGTCCATGGCGCCGCTCGGCGCCGCACACTTCACCCCGGTGGGCCTGGCCACCCCCCTCACCGCCACCGTGCTGCCCGGCACCCCGGCCCGCACCGAGGTGACGTCCGGGGGCAAGCGCGTCGCGGTGCTGACCCACGGCGCGCGAACCGTCGTACTGCCCGGCCCGCATCGGACGTTCGCGGAGAACAAGCGGCCCTTCGTGGACGACTTCCAGCGCACACTGCCGGACCTCGCGCTGGACGAGGGGGACAGGGCGTACTGGGGTGCCTCGCCCGGCGGCGGCACGTGGGTCACGTCCGAGACCTTCAGGACCGACTTCTCGGTGGTGCCGGGCACCGGAATCGTCGACCTCACGACCGCCGGGTACAGCCGGCACGCGAGCCTGCGCGACGACGAGATCACCGATGTCGACGTACGCTGCACGGCCGCTTTCGACAAGGTGCCGACGGGGCAGGCCTGTTCGTTCGCGCTGACCTTCGGCTACGGCAGCACCCAGAACCACTACCGGGCGCGGCTGTCCTTCCTCACTTCCGGGGCGGTCGAGATGCGCCTGGAGAAGGAGGTCACCAACACGGCGAGTTCGCTGGCGACGGCGATCACCCTGGCCACGGGAGTGCCGGCGGGGACCGAGTGGACGATCCGGGTGCGGCGGGAGGGCGCCCGGATCCAGGCGAAGGCATGGCGGTCCGCCTCGGCGGAACCGGCCTCGTGGGCCTTCGACATCAGCGACTCCACGCCCACATTGGTCAAGGGCCGGGTGGGCGTGCGCGCCCTGGCCAACGAGGGCTGCACCAACCTGCCCGTCCGGCTGTCCGTGAGCCGCCTGGAGGTGGACGCCGCGAACTGGGCGGTCCTGCCGACCGTCAGCCACGGCGACTGGGTGCGTGTGCTGCCAGAGCCGTTCGACGGCACCTGGACGGCTCAGGTGGAGCAGACGATCCGAGCCTGGGCGGGATCCACCGCCCCGGACGTCCTCGCGTACGCTGCGATGTTCCTCGGCGGCGCTGCGGCGGTCACGGCCGGCGCCGGACCGGCCCAGGGAAAGCAGGTGCTGGGCGAGTCCGGCTACGGCTACCTCGACACACATGGCTACCGGCTCGAGGGCGCCGACTTCCACGAGTACATGAAGGTGGGCTGGACCTTCCCGGACGGTACGTACAAGGGGCCGTCCGGCAAGCAGGTCGGCAACCTCGACTGCTCGGGCTACACACGCATGGTCTACGGCTACCACCTGGGCGTGCCCCTGGCCGCCGACGAGGACACCTCCGGTACGCGGATACCGCGCAAGTCACGGCACATGGCCGACTACGCGCCAGGCGTGGTCGTCGACCGCGCCACCGGGACCACTCCGCCCGCCGCAACCCTGCTCCAGCCCGGCGACCTGGTGCTGTTCAACGCCGACTCCAGCGACGACGGGGTCAGTCAGACGATCGACCACGTCGGGATCTACCTGGGGCTCGACGACGACGGCAGACGCCGCTTCCTCTCCAGCCGGAAGACGGTCAACGGTCCCACCATGTCGGACCTCGGTGGCGCGTCCCTCCTCGACGGCTCGGGCACCTACGCCAGGACCCTGCACACCGTGCGTCGTGTCTGA
- a CDS encoding DUF4232 domain-containing protein: protein MPTASRTAPAVLAAALLLTACGTQSASSGSDEDGGGPVKAEALCPSDFSRYGSPPSSEPSVRPSGTRTALPLPSAGGDGTAGNGAEITALYAWGPQSGCTGVGYSADFEITNQQTHTATYTLTFGFLSASGGAVDNVEHTVEAIAPGRAVKGTVVMGEGVEHAPEVTGVKVIKVRSVPEAEESSASGACPESGMRLYADEGNAAMGLRAVGLHLVNCGARPIRLNGYPKLAIQDEDHHPVDGVRILQGTDQISTGLGGDSGPQLVVLRPGEAAAATLAWRNTTQAGAPVNAPYVRVWATPTAHPVTVVPELDLGTTGKLGVGPWQKDETYRDPATTTVRP from the coding sequence ATGCCGACCGCTTCCCGCACCGCTCCCGCCGTCCTCGCCGCAGCCCTGCTGCTCACCGCCTGCGGCACCCAGAGCGCTTCGTCCGGCAGCGACGAGGACGGCGGAGGTCCGGTGAAGGCCGAGGCGCTGTGCCCTTCGGACTTCTCCCGGTACGGCAGCCCGCCGTCCTCCGAGCCGTCCGTTCGTCCCTCCGGTACGCGGACCGCGCTGCCCCTGCCCTCGGCGGGCGGTGACGGTACGGCCGGGAACGGCGCGGAGATCACCGCCCTGTACGCCTGGGGCCCACAGAGCGGCTGTACGGGCGTCGGCTACAGCGCGGACTTCGAGATCACCAACCAGCAGACCCACACCGCCACTTACACCTTGACCTTCGGGTTCCTCTCGGCCTCCGGAGGCGCGGTCGACAACGTGGAGCACACCGTTGAGGCGATCGCGCCGGGACGGGCCGTCAAGGGCACCGTCGTCATGGGGGAGGGGGTCGAGCACGCGCCGGAAGTGACGGGGGTGAAGGTGATCAAGGTACGGAGCGTTCCCGAAGCCGAGGAATCGTCTGCCTCCGGCGCGTGCCCGGAATCGGGCATGCGCCTCTACGCCGATGAAGGGAACGCGGCCATGGGCCTGCGCGCCGTCGGCCTGCACCTGGTCAACTGCGGTGCCCGGCCCATCCGGCTCAACGGCTACCCGAAACTGGCGATCCAGGACGAGGACCACCACCCCGTGGACGGGGTGCGGATCCTTCAGGGGACCGATCAGATCAGTACCGGTCTCGGAGGGGACAGCGGCCCTCAACTCGTCGTCCTGCGTCCGGGGGAGGCTGCGGCGGCCACACTGGCCTGGCGCAACACCACCCAAGCAGGTGCACCGGTGAATGCGCCCTACGTCCGCGTCTGGGCCACACCCACCGCTCATCCCGTGACGGTCGTGCCGGAACTCGACCTCGGCACGACGGGAAAGCTCGGGGTCGGCCCGTGGCAGAAGGACGAGACGTACAGGGACCCGGCCACCACCACCGTCCGTCCGTGA
- a CDS encoding hemerythrin domain-containing protein, whose amino-acid sequence MAQTRDVVELILQDHRKMEDLFHLMRSVEADRAAALQEFSDLLIAHALAEEAKVYPALKRYKKIDDDEVEHGEEEHEEGNKALLELLEVEEVGSEEWDEKLEELVQAVTHHADEEERTILNGARENVAMERREELGEEFLAERERQLKAGCGAVDNVRRIVGS is encoded by the coding sequence ATGGCGCAGACCCGAGACGTGGTTGAACTCATTCTCCAGGACCACAGGAAGATGGAGGATCTCTTTCACCTGATGCGCAGCGTCGAAGCCGACCGGGCCGCAGCCCTTCAGGAATTCTCCGATCTGCTGATCGCCCACGCCCTGGCGGAAGAGGCGAAGGTGTATCCCGCCCTGAAGCGCTACAAGAAGATCGACGACGACGAGGTGGAACACGGCGAGGAGGAGCACGAGGAGGGCAACAAGGCGCTCCTGGAACTCCTGGAGGTCGAGGAGGTCGGCTCCGAGGAGTGGGACGAGAAGCTCGAAGAACTCGTGCAGGCGGTCACGCACCACGCCGACGAGGAGGAGCGCACCATTCTGAACGGGGCCCGTGAGAACGTGGCCATGGAGCGCCGCGAGGAACTGGGCGAGGAGTTCCTGGCAGAGCGCGAGCGTCAGCTGAAGGCAGGCTGCGGCGCTGTCGACAACGTGCGCCGCATCGTCGGTTCCTGA
- a CDS encoding DM13 domain-containing protein, with translation MGRVREKLGRPLALGVLVVAVAAVGFGLYWFQPWKLWQDETVQEALPGAVTTPTPSTPGPTSSGPAAPSPEAGPRTVASGDLISHEHATSGTVKLVRLADGSHVVRLENLDTSNGPDLHVWLTDAPVKEGSAGWRVFDDGKYVSLGKLKGNKGSQNYTVPGDVDPSAFTSVSIWCDRFDVSFGAAELAAA, from the coding sequence ATGGGGCGCGTGCGGGAGAAGCTGGGCAGGCCGTTGGCCTTGGGGGTGTTGGTGGTGGCGGTTGCCGCTGTCGGCTTCGGGCTGTACTGGTTCCAGCCGTGGAAGCTGTGGCAGGACGAGACCGTGCAGGAGGCACTGCCCGGAGCCGTGACCACGCCGACCCCCTCCACGCCCGGGCCCACGTCGTCGGGGCCGGCCGCGCCCAGCCCGGAGGCGGGGCCCCGGACGGTGGCGAGCGGTGACCTGATCAGCCATGAGCACGCGACCTCGGGCACGGTGAAGCTCGTACGGCTCGCCGACGGCTCTCATGTCGTCCGACTGGAGAACCTCGACACCAGCAACGGACCGGACCTGCATGTGTGGTTGACCGATGCCCCGGTGAAGGAAGGAAGCGCGGGCTGGCGGGTCTTCGACGACGGGAAGTACGTCAGCCTCGGCAAGCTCAAGGGCAACAAGGGAAGCCAGAACTACACCGTGCCCGGCGACGTCGATCCCTCCGCGTTCACCAGCGTGAGCATCTGGTGCGATCGTTTCGACGTGTCCTTCGGCGCGGCCGAACTCGCCGCCGCGTAA
- a CDS encoding CGNR zinc finger domain-containing protein: MATVHFPDFRLGKVLATSFTGTLSERYGAPLERIPVPSRLTDWLAVNGLAVDSCTRSQLDRARELRESIHAAATAVANQNPFPSSAVHVINECSTRGLASVILTPERGREWRLGSSSVEDALSVIAADAISLLSGEREGKISLCASPTCRAAFLDTSRGGTRKWCDMNTCGNREKKARFLANKRNSSSVAD, translated from the coding sequence GTGGCTACCGTTCACTTCCCCGATTTTCGCCTGGGAAAAGTGCTGGCGACCAGCTTTACGGGCACCCTCTCGGAGCGTTACGGTGCACCATTGGAGCGGATCCCCGTACCCTCCCGGCTCACGGACTGGTTGGCGGTCAATGGGCTCGCGGTCGACTCCTGCACCAGGTCCCAGCTCGATCGGGCTCGAGAGCTGAGGGAGTCAATTCATGCAGCGGCCACGGCCGTTGCAAACCAGAACCCGTTCCCCTCTTCGGCTGTCCATGTCATCAATGAATGCAGTACCCGCGGTCTGGCCTCGGTGATCTTGACGCCCGAGAGAGGCCGGGAATGGCGGCTGGGCTCCTCTTCCGTGGAAGATGCCCTCAGCGTGATCGCCGCCGATGCAATCAGCCTCCTCTCGGGAGAACGAGAGGGAAAGATCTCCTTGTGCGCATCGCCCACATGTCGAGCCGCATTTTTGGACACCAGTAGAGGCGGCACGCGGAAATGGTGCGACATGAATACGTGTGGAAATCGCGAGAAGAAGGCGCGCTTCCTCGCCAACAAGCGCAATAGCTCAAGCGTTGCCGACTGA
- the pntB gene encoding Re/Si-specific NAD(P)(+) transhydrogenase subunit beta gives MTSLTASHAADLVAALLFILSLAGLSQHRTSRAGVVYGIAGMALALVATVVVAAQSVTAGAVALIVLAMALGAALGLWRARRVEMTQMPELIAVLHSFVGLAAVLVGWNSYLEVESHGSGQDRIGADLLGIHHAEVFIGVFIGAVTFTGSIVAFLKLSARIKSRPLMLPGKNALNVGALVAFVALTVWFTISPSLPLIIAVTVLALALGWHLVASIGGGDMPVVVSMLNSYSGWAAAAAGFLLDNNLLIVTGALVGSSGAYLSYIMCKAMNRSFLSVIAGGFGIEAPSGGAEEQGEHREVRAAEVAEMLAQARSVIIAPGYGMAVAQAQHPIAELTRQLRGRGVEVRFGVHPVAGRLPGHMNVLLAEAKVPYDVVLEMDEINDDFSGTSVVLVIGANDTVNPAATDDPASPIAGMPVLRVWEAEQVVVFKRSMASGYAGVQNPLFFRENSSMLFGDAKQSVEDILRALGADSGRDAAPTVRQPKVPSR, from the coding sequence ATGACCTCCCTGACCGCCTCCCACGCGGCCGACCTGGTCGCCGCCCTGCTGTTCATCCTCAGCCTGGCCGGCCTCTCCCAGCACCGCACCTCCCGCGCGGGCGTCGTCTACGGCATCGCCGGCATGGCCCTCGCCCTGGTGGCCACCGTGGTGGTCGCGGCGCAGAGCGTCACCGCCGGAGCGGTCGCGCTGATCGTGCTGGCGATGGCGCTCGGCGCGGCGCTCGGCCTGTGGCGGGCCCGGCGCGTCGAGATGACGCAGATGCCCGAACTCATCGCCGTCCTGCACAGCTTCGTCGGCCTGGCCGCGGTGCTGGTGGGCTGGAACAGCTACCTGGAGGTGGAGTCCCACGGCTCGGGGCAGGACCGGATCGGCGCCGACCTGCTGGGCATCCACCACGCCGAGGTGTTCATCGGCGTCTTCATCGGCGCGGTCACCTTCACCGGCTCGATCGTCGCGTTCCTGAAGCTGTCGGCGCGCATCAAGTCCCGGCCGCTGATGCTGCCGGGCAAGAACGCCCTGAACGTCGGGGCGCTCGTGGCGTTCGTCGCGCTGACCGTGTGGTTCACGATCAGTCCGAGCCTGCCCCTGATCATCGCGGTGACCGTGCTGGCCCTGGCACTCGGCTGGCACCTGGTCGCCTCCATCGGCGGCGGCGACATGCCCGTCGTCGTCTCCATGCTGAACAGCTACTCGGGCTGGGCGGCGGCCGCGGCCGGTTTCCTCCTCGACAACAACCTGCTCATCGTCACCGGCGCGCTGGTGGGCTCCTCCGGCGCCTACCTGTCGTACATCATGTGCAAGGCGATGAACCGGTCCTTCCTCTCCGTCATCGCGGGCGGTTTCGGTATCGAGGCGCCGTCCGGTGGCGCGGAGGAGCAGGGGGAACACCGTGAGGTGCGGGCGGCGGAGGTGGCCGAGATGCTCGCCCAGGCCCGTTCGGTGATCATCGCTCCCGGCTACGGCATGGCCGTCGCCCAGGCCCAGCATCCCATCGCGGAGCTGACGCGGCAGTTGCGCGGGCGGGGCGTCGAGGTCCGCTTCGGCGTCCATCCCGTCGCCGGGCGCCTGCCCGGCCATATGAACGTGCTGCTGGCCGAGGCGAAGGTGCCCTACGACGTCGTCCTGGAGATGGACGAGATCAACGACGACTTCAGCGGCACCTCCGTCGTGCTGGTCATCGGCGCGAACGACACCGTCAACCCGGCCGCGACCGACGACCCGGCGAGCCCGATCGCCGGGATGCCGGTGCTGCGGGTCTGGGAGGCCGAGCAGGTCGTCGTCTTCAAGCGCTCCATGGCCTCCGGTTACGCGGGTGTGCAGAACCCGCTGTTCTTCCGGGAGAACAGCAGCATGCTGTTCGGCGACGCCAAACAGAGCGTGGAGGACATCCTGCGGGCACTGGGCGCCGACAGCGGACGAGACGCGGCGCCGACGGTACGACAGCCGAAGGTGCCCAGCCGCTGA
- a CDS encoding Re/Si-specific NAD(P)(+) transhydrogenase subunit alpha: MSAEESAHHPPCRVGVVAESVSGETRVAATPATARLLLGLGYEVVVESGAGEASGFDDQAYADVGAVVAEAWAADVVLKVNAPTEAEIRRLRRGAVVVALLAPAQNPEVLQALAGAGVTALALDAVPRISRAQSMDVLSSMANIAGYRAVIEAAHVFGRFFTGQVTAAGKVPPAKVLVAGAGVAGLAAIGAASSLGAIVRATDPRPEVADQVKSLGGEYLPVNAAQEVSTDGYARATSADYDRAAAELYHEQARDVDIVITTALIPGRPAPRLLTAEDVAVMKPGSVIVDMAAAMGGNVEGTVPGRIVVTDNGVTLIGYTDLASRLPAQASQLFGTNLVNLLTLLTPGKDGRLTIDFDDVVQRAVTVVRDGEVTWPPPPVAVSAAPAAPPAAAPETPAPSRPGLTPARRFALIGFGMLAMFLLVAFAPAQLAGNFTVFALAVVIGYYVIGKVHHALHTPLMSVTNAISGIVVIGALLQIGHESRLVTALSFVAILLTSVNIFGGFAVTRRMLSMFSKG, encoded by the coding sequence ATGTCTGCTGAAGAAAGCGCGCACCATCCGCCCTGCCGCGTCGGCGTCGTGGCCGAGTCCGTCTCCGGAGAGACCCGGGTCGCGGCGACCCCGGCGACGGCACGGCTGCTGCTCGGCCTCGGCTACGAGGTCGTCGTCGAATCCGGGGCCGGCGAGGCCTCGGGCTTCGACGACCAGGCGTACGCCGATGTCGGCGCGGTGGTCGCCGAGGCCTGGGCGGCGGACGTCGTCCTGAAGGTGAACGCCCCCACCGAGGCCGAGATCCGCCGGTTGCGGAGGGGCGCGGTCGTGGTCGCCCTGCTGGCCCCGGCGCAGAACCCCGAGGTGCTCCAGGCGCTCGCCGGCGCCGGGGTGACGGCTCTCGCGCTCGACGCGGTGCCGCGGATCTCGCGGGCCCAGTCGATGGACGTGCTGTCCTCGATGGCCAACATCGCCGGTTACCGCGCGGTCATCGAGGCCGCGCACGTCTTCGGACGGTTCTTCACCGGTCAGGTCACCGCTGCGGGCAAGGTGCCGCCGGCCAAGGTGCTGGTGGCGGGCGCGGGCGTGGCCGGTCTCGCGGCGATCGGCGCGGCCTCCAGCCTCGGAGCGATCGTCCGTGCCACCGACCCCCGTCCGGAGGTCGCGGACCAGGTGAAGTCGCTGGGCGGGGAGTACCTGCCGGTGAACGCCGCGCAGGAGGTGAGCACCGACGGCTACGCCAGGGCGACCTCCGCCGACTACGACCGCGCCGCCGCCGAGCTCTACCACGAGCAGGCCCGGGACGTGGACATCGTCATCACGACCGCGCTGATCCCGGGGCGGCCCGCGCCGCGACTGCTGACAGCCGAGGACGTGGCCGTCATGAAGCCCGGGAGCGTCATCGTCGACATGGCCGCTGCGATGGGCGGCAACGTCGAGGGCACCGTGCCGGGCCGGATCGTGGTGACCGACAACGGCGTGACCCTCATCGGCTACACCGACCTGGCCTCCCGCCTTCCGGCCCAGGCCTCGCAGCTGTTCGGCACGAACCTGGTGAACCTGCTGACACTGCTGACCCCCGGCAAGGACGGGCGGCTGACGATCGACTTCGACGACGTCGTGCAGCGGGCGGTGACCGTGGTGCGGGACGGTGAGGTCACCTGGCCGCCGCCTCCCGTCGCGGTCTCGGCCGCCCCTGCCGCACCGCCCGCGGCCGCACCCGAGACGCCCGCACCGTCCCGGCCGGGGCTGACGCCTGCCCGGCGCTTCGCACTGATCGGGTTCGGGATGCTCGCGATGTTCCTGCTGGTGGCCTTCGCCCCGGCCCAGCTCGCCGGCAACTTCACCGTGTTCGCGCTGGCCGTGGTGATCGGCTACTACGTCATCGGCAAGGTGCACCACGCGCTGCACACCCCGCTGATGTCAGTGACCAACGCGATCTCCGGGATCGTCGTGATCGGCGCCCTGCTGCAGATCGGGCACGAGAGCCGGCTCGTCACCGCGCTGTCCTTCGTGGCGATCCTGCTGACGAGCGTCAACATCTTCGGAGGCTTCGCCGTCACCCGCCGCATGCTGTCGATGTTCTCGAAAGGCTGA
- a CDS encoding GlsB/YeaQ/YmgE family stress response membrane protein: MGIIAWILIGLLAGAIAKLLLPGKDPGGIIITMLIGIVGGLLGGWLGKVIFGVDSIDGFFDLSTWIAAIVGSLILLVLYRVVTGNRRSHRHA, encoded by the coding sequence GTGGGCATCATCGCCTGGATTCTGATCGGCCTGCTGGCCGGCGCCATCGCCAAGCTTCTGCTGCCCGGCAAGGACCCGGGCGGCATCATCATCACCATGCTGATCGGCATCGTCGGCGGTCTTCTCGGAGGCTGGCTCGGCAAGGTGATCTTCGGTGTCGACTCGATCGACGGTTTCTTCGACCTGTCGACCTGGATAGCGGCCATCGTCGGCTCTCTGATCCTGCTCGTGCTGTACCGAGTGGTCACGGGCAACCGACGGTCCCACCGCCACGCCTGA
- a CDS encoding WhiB family transcriptional regulator, translated as MARTPSIDSRRSAWRLHALCVGEDPELFFPLVETDTATARARAVCRRCPVLVACRDWAVRHGEADGVWGDTTASQRRAIRGALLSDRPSGSA; from the coding sequence ATGGCTCGTACACCCTCGATCGACAGTCGTCGTTCCGCCTGGCGTCTGCACGCACTGTGCGTCGGCGAGGATCCCGAACTGTTCTTTCCTCTGGTGGAGACGGACACGGCGACGGCGCGCGCCCGGGCCGTGTGCCGCCGGTGCCCGGTGCTCGTGGCGTGCCGTGACTGGGCCGTCCGCCACGGTGAGGCGGACGGCGTCTGGGGCGACACGACCGCGAGCCAGCGCAGAGCGATCCGCGGCGCCCTTCTCAGTGACCGTCCGTCCGGATCCGCGTGA
- a CDS encoding hydrophobic protein yields the protein MVPLLVVLLLALLLFGAGFALKALWWLAVIVLVIWLLGFVMRSADTGGRKGRWYRW from the coding sequence ATGGTTCCCCTGCTTGTTGTTCTTCTGCTGGCTCTGCTCCTCTTCGGCGCGGGTTTCGCGCTGAAGGCCCTGTGGTGGCTCGCCGTGATCGTGCTGGTCATCTGGCTGCTCGGCTTCGTCATGCGCTCCGCGGACACGGGCGGCCGAAAGGGACGCTGGTATCGCTGGTAA
- a CDS encoding spore photoproduct lyase family protein — MTGTTAGGAPPDGTPPAAASFRDSPTARTMLPVRTVYAEPPAAASRRGREILARFPGAQVIEVDSHWRIPGLHGNEDNVDRWVRVKGETLVLGERKTLTTRPNGRSADFIAPGPANGCAMACAYCYVPRRKGYANPITVFTNIDQIIAHLGRHIARQGRKGEPNQCDETAWVYDIGENGDCSVDALVCDNTADLIAAFRQWPTAKASFATKFVNPDLLGLDPRGHTRIRFSLMPASDSRLLDLRTSPMADRVAAAADFLDAGYEVHFNLSPVVLRPGWQDDWADVLRRLDDVLPHRVKRQAAAEIITLTHNQDLHQVNLGWHPRAEDVLWQPDLQQGKRSENGAHNVRYRNHIKAEAVQTLRELITTHAPWLRVRYAF, encoded by the coding sequence CTGACCGGGACGACAGCGGGCGGCGCACCCCCCGACGGCACACCCCCGGCCGCCGCCTCCTTCCGGGACTCCCCCACAGCCCGGACCATGCTGCCGGTACGCACCGTCTACGCCGAACCCCCGGCCGCCGCGTCCCGCCGGGGCCGCGAGATCCTCGCCCGCTTCCCCGGCGCGCAGGTCATCGAGGTGGACTCGCACTGGCGCATCCCGGGCCTGCACGGAAACGAGGACAACGTCGATCGCTGGGTCCGCGTCAAGGGCGAGACCCTGGTCCTAGGCGAACGCAAGACGCTGACCACCCGGCCCAACGGGCGCTCCGCCGACTTCATCGCCCCCGGCCCCGCCAACGGCTGCGCGATGGCCTGCGCCTACTGCTACGTGCCCCGCCGCAAGGGATACGCCAACCCGATCACCGTCTTCACCAACATCGACCAGATCATCGCCCACCTCGGACGCCACATCGCACGCCAGGGCCGTAAGGGCGAACCCAACCAGTGTGACGAGACCGCCTGGGTGTACGACATCGGCGAGAACGGCGACTGCTCGGTGGACGCGCTCGTCTGCGACAACACCGCGGACCTGATCGCCGCCTTCCGTCAGTGGCCCACCGCCAAGGCGTCCTTCGCCACCAAGTTCGTCAACCCCGATCTGCTGGGGCTGGACCCCCGGGGCCACACCCGGATCCGTTTCTCCCTCATGCCCGCGAGCGACTCACGGCTGCTGGACCTGCGCACCTCCCCCATGGCCGATCGCGTCGCCGCCGCGGCCGACTTCCTGGACGCGGGCTACGAGGTCCACTTCAACCTCTCCCCCGTCGTCCTGCGGCCCGGCTGGCAGGACGACTGGGCCGACGTCCTGCGCCGGCTCGACGACGTCCTGCCCCACCGGGTGAAGCGACAGGCCGCCGCGGAGATCATCACGCTCACCCACAACCAGGACCTGCACCAGGTCAACCTCGGCTGGCATCCACGCGCCGAGGACGTCCTGTGGCAGCCCGACCTGCAACAGGGCAAGCGCTCCGAGAACGGCGCGCACAACGTCCGCTACCGCAACCACATCAAGGCGGAAGCCGTACAGACCCTGCGCGAGCTCATCACCACCCACGCGCCCTGGCTGCGCGTGCGCTACGCCTTCTGA
- a CDS encoding LysE family translocator — MVDLAVLPSYVAVILLFLAPPGPDMAYMLAVGLEGGRLSALKAILGIATGMSVYAAAVVAGMGEIARSQPSVLDAVRILGAAYLLWLAYVTMRNVRRAVNGRDGITAGRWYTRGALVSLTNPKIILFYLAVLPQFIGKAENPELQMTVLGAINVLMEVLLYGSIGVLAGFFHARLTGSTKATTALNYSACAVYVVLAAAITVEILLA; from the coding sequence ATGGTGGATTTAGCGGTATTGCCGAGCTACGTTGCGGTGATCCTGCTCTTTCTCGCCCCACCCGGACCAGATATGGCCTACATGCTCGCAGTGGGCCTTGAAGGTGGTCGCCTGTCCGCTCTGAAAGCCATCCTCGGCATAGCAACAGGTATGAGCGTCTATGCCGCCGCCGTCGTTGCCGGGATGGGGGAGATAGCCCGATCACAACCATCGGTGCTTGATGCGGTGAGAATTCTGGGTGCCGCGTACTTGCTGTGGCTGGCATACGTGACAATGCGAAATGTGCGTCGCGCGGTCAACGGACGCGACGGCATCACGGCAGGCAGGTGGTATACGCGAGGAGCATTGGTCAGCCTGACGAACCCGAAAATAATTCTCTTCTACCTTGCGGTGCTTCCACAGTTCATAGGGAAGGCAGAGAATCCCGAACTGCAGATGACCGTTCTCGGCGCAATCAACGTTCTGATGGAGGTCCTGCTTTACGGTTCCATTGGAGTGCTGGCGGGATTCTTTCATGCACGGCTCACCGGCTCAACAAAGGCGACGACCGCGCTGAATTATTCCGCGTGCGCCGTTTATGTCGTGCTGGCAGCTGCCATCACTGTCGAGATCCTCCTGGCCTGA